Proteins from a genomic interval of Phlebotomus papatasi isolate M1 chromosome 3, Ppap_2.1, whole genome shotgun sequence:
- the LOC129806433 gene encoding sorting nexin-6 isoform X1, with protein MSAEVSFCVVLFASNYLKKTRFSQFFSIFIRKFIKMMDGADDNESPQKESSMAEGTPSTQESAVPLADDNLLVDISDALSEKDRVKFTVHTRTSLPGYAKSDFCVVRQHEEFVWLHDRFEENEEYAGYIIPPCPPRPDFDASREKLQRLGEGEGNMTKEEFKKMKQELEAEYLATFKKTVAMHEVFLTRLTSHSVFRKDQHLKVFLEYDQDLCAKPRKKMDLLGGLVRSLGKTTDELYLGATVRDVNDFFEKELQFLTDYHTQLKEAATRTEKMTKKHKEVADTHIRISSSLLELSTAEAGSMEKFLAKVAEVFEKIRNMEGRVSSDQDLKLGDTLRYYQRDSHAAKALLIRRLRCLAAYEAANRNLERARAKNKDVHAAENAQTQACQKFETMSAHGKQELVGFRARRVAAFKKSLIELAELEGKHAKTQYEFLRQSLLSLKDA; from the exons ATGTCAGCAGAAGTGTCATTTTGTGTTGTACTTTTTGCTTCAAATTATCTCAAGAAAACCAGATTTTCCcagtttttctctatttttatacggaaatttatcaaaatgatG GACGGAGCTGATGACAACGAAAGTCCTCAGAAGGAGTCCAGTATGGCCGAAGGGACACCATCAACTCAGGAATCTGCTGTTCCACTGGCAGATGATAATCTTTTGGTGGATATTTCGGATGCACTGAGTGAGAAGGATCGTGTGAAATTTACAGTTCACACCCGGACATCCCTTCCCGGATACGCCAAATCAGACTTTTGTGTAGTGCGACAGCATGAGGAATTTGTCTGGTTGCACGATCGTTTTGAGGAAAATGAGGAATATGCCGGATACATT ATTCCTCCGTGTCCTCCACGACCAGATTTCGATGCTTCCCGGGAGAAGCTACAGCGTCTGGGTGAGGGTGAGGGTAACATGACAAAGGAGGAATTCAAGAAGATGAAACAGGAATTGGAGGCTGAGTATCTGGCCACATTCAAAAAGACTGTAGCAATGCATGAAGTGTTCCTAACTCGCCTCACGAGTCACTCAGTTTTTCGTAAGGACCAACATCTCAAAGTATTCCTGGAGTATGATCAGGATCTCTGTGCCAAGCCACGCAAGAAAATGGATCTTTTGGGTGGTTTGGTGCGGAGCTTAGGGAAGACTACCGATGAACTCTATTTGGGTGCTACTGTGCGCGATGTCAATGATTTCTTCGAGAAGGAACTCCAATTCCTCACGGACTACCACACGCAGCTCAAGGAGGCGGCTACGAGAACCGAAAAAATGACCAAGAAACATAAGGAAGTTGCAGACACTCACATTCGCATTTCATCGTCTCTCCTGGAACTTTCCACGGCCGAAGCGGGTTCCATGGAGAAATTTCTCGCAAAGGTCGCAGAGGTCTTTGAAAAAATTCGC AACATGGAAGGGCGTGTGTCTAGTGATCAGGACTTGAAGCTAGGAGATACTCTGCGTTACTACCAACGTGATAGTCACGCAGCCAAGGCTCTCCTCATCCGTCGTCTTCGTTGCCTGGCAGCTTATGAGGCTGCTAATAGGAATCTGGAGAGAGCCCGAGCCAAAAATAAAGACGTCCATGCG GCGGAAAATGCTCAGACTCAGGCTTGTCAGAAATTTGAGACGATGTCAGCTCATGGGAAGCAAGAGTTGGTGGGTTTCCGGGCACGTCGTGTGGCTGCTTTCAAAAAGAGTCTCATCGAATTGGCGGAACTGGAGGGAAAACATGCCAAGACACAGTATGAATTCCTCCGTCAGAGTCTCCTGTCGCTCAAGGATGCCTGA
- the LOC129806433 gene encoding sorting nexin-6 isoform X2 — MSAEVSFCVVLFASNYLKKTRFSQFFSIFIRKFIKMMDGADDNESPQKESSMAEGTPSTQESAVPLADDNLLVDISDALSEKDRVKFTVHTRTSLPGYAKSDFCVVRQHEEFVWLHDRFEENEEYAGYIIPPCPPRPDFDASREKLQRLGEGEGNMTKEEFKKMKQELEAEYLATFKKTVAMHEVFLTRLTSHSVFRKDQHLKVFLEYDQDLCAKPRKKMDLLGGLVRSLGKTTDELYLGATVRDVNDFFEKELQFLTDYHTQLKEAATRTEKMTKKHKEVADTHIRISSSLLELSTAEAGSMEKFLAKVAEVFEKIRNMEGRVSSDQDLKLGDTLRYYQRDSHAAKALLIRRLRCLAAYEAANRNLERARAKNKDVHAPLEVQEVKRKKYHNNPFKKLKKKQTCFFLVLFGAL; from the exons ATGTCAGCAGAAGTGTCATTTTGTGTTGTACTTTTTGCTTCAAATTATCTCAAGAAAACCAGATTTTCCcagtttttctctatttttatacggaaatttatcaaaatgatG GACGGAGCTGATGACAACGAAAGTCCTCAGAAGGAGTCCAGTATGGCCGAAGGGACACCATCAACTCAGGAATCTGCTGTTCCACTGGCAGATGATAATCTTTTGGTGGATATTTCGGATGCACTGAGTGAGAAGGATCGTGTGAAATTTACAGTTCACACCCGGACATCCCTTCCCGGATACGCCAAATCAGACTTTTGTGTAGTGCGACAGCATGAGGAATTTGTCTGGTTGCACGATCGTTTTGAGGAAAATGAGGAATATGCCGGATACATT ATTCCTCCGTGTCCTCCACGACCAGATTTCGATGCTTCCCGGGAGAAGCTACAGCGTCTGGGTGAGGGTGAGGGTAACATGACAAAGGAGGAATTCAAGAAGATGAAACAGGAATTGGAGGCTGAGTATCTGGCCACATTCAAAAAGACTGTAGCAATGCATGAAGTGTTCCTAACTCGCCTCACGAGTCACTCAGTTTTTCGTAAGGACCAACATCTCAAAGTATTCCTGGAGTATGATCAGGATCTCTGTGCCAAGCCACGCAAGAAAATGGATCTTTTGGGTGGTTTGGTGCGGAGCTTAGGGAAGACTACCGATGAACTCTATTTGGGTGCTACTGTGCGCGATGTCAATGATTTCTTCGAGAAGGAACTCCAATTCCTCACGGACTACCACACGCAGCTCAAGGAGGCGGCTACGAGAACCGAAAAAATGACCAAGAAACATAAGGAAGTTGCAGACACTCACATTCGCATTTCATCGTCTCTCCTGGAACTTTCCACGGCCGAAGCGGGTTCCATGGAGAAATTTCTCGCAAAGGTCGCAGAGGTCTTTGAAAAAATTCGC AACATGGAAGGGCGTGTGTCTAGTGATCAGGACTTGAAGCTAGGAGATACTCTGCGTTACTACCAACGTGATAGTCACGCAGCCAAGGCTCTCCTCATCCGTCGTCTTCGTTGCCTGGCAGCTTATGAGGCTGCTAATAGGAATCTGGAGAGAGCCCGAGCCAAAAATAAAGACGTCCATGCG CCTCTGGAAGTGCAAGaggtaaagagaaaaaaatatcataacaaTCCattcaaaaaactcaaaaaaaaacaaacttgctTCTTTTTGGTTTTATTTGGGGCATTGTGA
- the LOC129806451 gene encoding ubiquitin-60S ribosomal protein L40-like has protein sequence MQVFVRTVTGKDITLEVEGTDTIERIKSKIRDKDGTPEEEQCLTYVGKPLQDIHRVSDYSIQEHSTIHLALRLLGGLLPPSLRMLAEKYNCDKMICRKCYARLHPRATNCRNRKCGHSNDLRAKKKLKVHRP, from the coding sequence ATGCAAGTATTCGTGAGGACAGTGACTGGCAAGGACATCACACTGGAAGTGGAAGGAACAGATACAATTGAGAGGATAAAAAGTAAAATCCGAGACAAAGATGGAACTCCGGAGGAAGAACAGTGCCTGACTTATGTTGGAAAGCCCCTGCAGGATATTCACAGAGTCTCTGACTACAGCATACAGGAACACAGCACCATTCACCTGGCCCTGAGGCTTCTTGGTGGGCTCCTGCCACCTTCTCTGAGGATGCTGGCTGAGAAGTACAACTGTGACAAGATGATCTGCAGGAAGTGCTACGCAAGGCTCCATCCCAGAGCCACAAATTGCCGCAACAGGAAGTGCGGGCATTCCAATGATCTCCGGGCCAAGAAGAAGCTCAAAGTTCATCGACCATAA